From Rhopalosiphum padi isolate XX-2018 chromosome 2, ASM2088224v1, whole genome shotgun sequence:
ttatattatataataagtatggttttaaaattagaaaagtgttgaatttaaaaaaatagtaaccgGAGGAAGGGtcgatattatgttatatgtaacgtaggtataattacttttttttcaaataaaaatcgtttttgtataaattatattaattacaaaataattatatttcacaaaGACAAAAACTTACGATgtacttaaacatttaaatattttaactacccATATCCTAATTTATAATCGAACATTTTtggttattaatgatttaaaatggcTGTTATGtggttttaaatcaaatttattgttCGTACGCGTTAACTTGGAAAAACGGGTACCTACGGTAGATATGTCAGTAACTCACGTTGACGTGACGCACACGCAGCAGTATTGCAGTAACACTGTAGCGTAAGcattaagcataatattattatatattcattgaaTATTATTCACCAAATGACCAAACCGTCCTCAAACTATACAATCGTATAAAAACAGAATATCAAATTGAACCAACGAGAAACGGTGGAAGGCGGATTCGCGATTTCGTTTAAAACCTGTATGTATTGTTGAAATTTTGACGTATCTTTTGTGTCTTGTGATGCTAAAATTGGAATATTAGTATTGATGAATTTTGAATGAAACGAATGAGTGGAAATGTGGATACGTCATATTACAAATTGATCAATTACGACTTACGATATTGACACTTGCAATACAATAGTCATTTAAAGTATGGGCGTGAGTTTTAGGTAAAAGGTAAATATGTTACCAATCAAAATTTGTCAAAACGTAGGTAGCAaggggaaaaaatattatataattgatatttaaaatcataatattccataacaagtatattaatatactattatacatttattttttaatattttataatgaattcgAAAATTGACCATTTTTatcaaagtattatttatacatcataaatataatataaaccatcaTAAAATGCTCCATACAATTACCAAAAATGTCTTAATTCTTGCACttcttttgtaaataaaaaaaataactgtgttTGCTCAGGACTTTTTAGTTACAGTACTTATGAGCTACTTacctttattaaattttcaaaatcttagttataaaaattgaatgtaccataatcatatatttttaactttaaaataatttcataattttgacgatttttatcattattggaTCAACTCATTACAAAACTTAATGGTAAGAACTTTATCTGCGTTCTTATGTAGGTTTTTTAAGAGTATAAACGTGAACTGTTGAGCATATATTTGGTATACTACTTTTATCACAAATTCCATTTAAGAGGGTTGAGCTGATTtgcactattaaatataatacttttaaatcacTCCTGTATGGTTGTATCAATATGAACTGTATCTTATATTCTAATCCTTTAAACAAAGCTGGATTTCTCAGATAACAAACTAAAATATGATAGtagagtttaatttttttattaattaaattaaattaaaataacaattaatatacatgATTCTTTACTATCATgttagaattaataaaaaatttgtgaaaaaatgttaacactttattattttattatattcttaatctTGAATTTCATGAAACATCAGTGTATATTTGTTTACAGTTGAGATCTGTTTCTGaaatgataaatacaattaaaagttttagatattgatatttcaaattatttataatacaccaacaagtcataataatttatattgtataagatttaagttatttcttgtttttttatcattttgattATTAACATTGACTatagagtaaataataatatataataatacataatcaatgttgttaataatataatatactataaacatgTTAGTCAatacaatttctaaaaaattataaaaataatgaaagaatTCCAtgtgcataaattaaaaaaaaaaacagttaatgCTGttggatgtttttttttttaagtattttagaaATTGGTAAACATGAAATAGCACTAAGTAAAggtttatattaggtatagttttaaaagagtaataataataattatttcttgtaacatcatacaatttttatttactaaatataaataccttCTTTACGACGCAGTAAGTTTTTCTTTGTCTTAATTAATATCCGGTGACCAGGACAATCAGCAATTTCCAAATAGCATTTACTTCGACAACACTTTTTACAAAGTTTATACTCACATTTTAAGCCCTTGATagcgaatataaaattaataatagtaaataaataaacatttatttatttggttagttataattataaatttcacttaaataattttaggtacCTTTGGATTTCGACATTCAGAACATAATTCTTCAAGTATTCTTTGACACCTGAtttctttgttttttaatttactcaactgttttaactttttttttgacaatttcaATGGGTCTTCGTCATCAATACttctttttaaattctatttgaatcaattatttttttaaggaaattaaaatatatatattgtttaacaatataattcctTACCTCTTTTTCGTcggtttttgatttatttacttCTTCATTAGTTTCAAGTTCAACTAAATTACTCTTTGGTGGTATACGAACCATCGGTTGACACAACCAAGGAGGTAAAGTTAagttataatctaaaattgtattagaaAACTGTCAGgatgtaatttgtttataatatttaagtgtcATAATTAGTTTACCATTTTGATTGTTATTCCACGGTAATTGGCCCATGTGatatggtaaatattttacttttaattgcaTAATAGCATTTCTAAAGTCATTACGATTTTGACCTTTTGCTAATATATCTCTTATTGATTCATTTTCAGGGAGACTGAATctgaaattacaaaaaataaaataattataaccacattataatttaaaaataataatttatacacatacatatggTAGCAGATTTTAAATAAGTGACCTCTTGTATTTGAAAGTGGACAAGGATATTGCTCGCTAAGATCTAAGTACTCAAGTGCTGGTTCCCAAACAGGAGGTGAttgattatcaaaaatatatggaTTGTGAAGATGTCCTTCAGCAGACATAACTCCTTCACACAAAGTTTCCTTTAAACACCTTTCAATATCTtgatatataagaatatttccATTGGCTAAGACAGGAATTGTTACATTTtccctaaaaaataaacataatatgtgaactaaaataatagttaaaaatactaatgattttaacaaatctaatttattttagaaaacaactatatactataatgatagtataattgtaaatcattttatagatataatgtacatcatattaattattagtatacttAAGTAATAAGACTTAactaataactttattaatcattaatagaGTACGACATTCTATTTaatctattactattattatt
This genomic window contains:
- the LOC132920149 gene encoding tRNA-dihydrouridine(16/17) synthase [NAD(P)(+)]-like; translated protein: MESKENVWERLGKPKYVLAPMVEQSELPWRMLSRKHGVQLCFAPMLHSQNFVQDRKYRKEFFTTCPEDRPLVVQFCGNDPKVILEAGKLVEDSCDVIDLNLGCPQAIAKRGFYGSFLQDEWKLIFEIVKTLKDNLKVPVSCKIRIFEDLTKTISYAKMLEEAGCQMLSVHGRTRDQKGRLTGIADWNQIKAVKENVTIPVLANGNILIYQDIERCLKETLCEGVMSAEGHLHNPYIFDNQSPPVWEPALEYLDLSEQYPCPLSNTRGHLFKICYHIFSLPENESIRDILAKGQNRNDFRNAIMQLKVKYLPYHMGQLPWNNNQNDYNLTLPPWLCQPMVRIPPKSNLVELETNEEVNKSKTDEKENLKRSIDDEDPLKLSKKKLKQLSKLKNKEIRCQRILEELCSECRNPKGLKCEYKLCKKCCRSKCYLEIADCPGHRILIKTKKNLLRRKEETDLNCKQIYTDVS